A genomic window from Silene latifolia isolate original U9 population chromosome 11, ASM4854445v1, whole genome shotgun sequence includes:
- the LOC141613991 gene encoding uncharacterized protein LOC141613991 — protein MLTALKFPPQMIKLILVCVSSPWFTLSLNGSCFGYFQGQKGIRQGDHMSPLLFTICMEYLSRVLTVVTEKMEFNYHPLCRAMKLSHLCFADDLLMFCRGDIWSIRVILKAFDTFSNASGFEMNYDKSNIHFNGICSTEVDNILRMSGFKEGQLPFKYLGIPISYKRRAIGDCSRLVEKVVAKLRGWGAKKNYLWSASEQFGKTPAVSWESVCSDKRYGGLGIVNSRQWNLAMIGKFTWWLASKSDHLWIKWVDHVYMKSTNWFNVPIHSFIAWMCVKQRLLTKDRLLNFGMIIDGRCELCSSADETHAHLFYQCPFSVRCWCLLQKWLDIQLPGQDIIGWCVNWRCRSLLKTQVLFAAVVALLYIIWQSRNLCRLEHWVRTPTEVIKEVKLLIQQRLQSRRWPSKFQLLIHGLCL, from the exons ATGTTGACTGCTTTAAAGTTCCCACCTCAGATGATTAAGTTGATTTTGGTGTGTGTGTCCTCCCCTTGGTTTACTTTGTCTCTTAATGGTTCATGTTTTGGGTATTTCCAAGGTCAGAAGGGGATCAGACAAGGAGACCATATGTCTCCCCTTTTGTTTACTATCTGCATGGAGTACTTGAGTAGAGTGCTCACTGTAGTGACTGAGAAAATGGAATTTAATTACCATCCTCTTTGCAGAGCTATGAAGTTGAGTCACCTGTGCTTTGCAGATGACTTACTCATGTTCTGTAGAGGGGACATATGGTCTATCAGAGTGATCTTAAAAGCATTTGATACCTTTTCTAATGCCTCTGGATTTGAAATGAATTATGACAAATCAAATATCCATTTCAATGGGATTTGTTCTACTGAGGTGGACAATATTTTGAGAATGTCTGGGTTTAAGGAAGGACAGTTACCTTTTAAGTACTTAGGGATACCTATCTCTTACAAGAGAAGGGCTATTGGGGACTGTTCTAGGCTGGTAGAAAAGGTGGTGGCAAAATTAAGAGGATGGGGTgctaagaa AAACTATTTATGGTCGGCCTCTGAGCAGTTTGGTAAAACTCCAGCAGTTTCTTGGGAGTCTGTTTGCTCTGACAAAAGATATGGAGGTCTGGGCATAGTTAATAGTAGGCAGTGGAATTTAGCTATGATTGGGAAATTCACTTGGTGGCTAGCTAGCAAGAGTGATCATTTATGGATTAAATGGGTGGACCATGTTTATATGAAAAGCACAAATTG GTTCAATGTTCCTATACATTCGTTTATTGCTTGGATGTGTGTTAAGCAGAGGTTGTTAACGAAGGATAGGCTGCTGAATTTTGGGATGATCATTGATGGAAGATGTGAGTTATGTAGTTCAGCTGATGAGACGCATGCCCACCTGTTCTATCAGTGTCCTTTTAGTGTGAGATGCTGGTGCCTACTGCAAAAATGGCTAGATATCCAACTCCCTGGGCAAGACATTATTGGATGGTGTGTTAACTGGAGATGCAGATCTTTGTTGAAGACGCAGGTTTTATTTGCTGCTGTGGTGGCTCTTTTGTACATAATCTGGCAAAGCAGGAACTTATGCAGGTTAGAGCATTGGGTGAGAACTCCTACAGAGGTAATCAAGGAGGTTAAACTACTCATCCAACAGAGATTGCAGTCAAGAAGATGGCCATCTAAATTTCAATTGCTTATTCACGGATTATGTTTGTAA